Proteins encoded by one window of Bacteroidota bacterium:
- the recO gene encoding DNA repair protein RecO translates to MLHKTRGIVFRTTKYAETSIIVKIFTETFGIQTYIINGARSSKSKSKAVYYQHGNLLDLVVYYKETGNIMRINDANFFYGYKELPFHIVKSSLLLFYIEVINKTIKEHEAYPELFHFLFEIFVELDETDKQLANHHIWFLLALSKYLGFYPSVSDRKYFDLREGLFTDNIPSYSNYISEQMSDVLRNIINPELKNYDQIRITTVERKKLLAYLLDYYRLHLPEFGEIRSIQILEDLFR, encoded by the coding sequence ATGCTTCACAAAACCCGGGGAATTGTATTCAGAACCACAAAATATGCGGAGACGAGTATAATTGTGAAAATATTTACGGAAACATTCGGGATACAGACCTATATTATTAATGGAGCGAGATCGTCTAAATCAAAATCCAAAGCAGTTTATTATCAGCATGGAAATCTATTGGATCTGGTGGTTTATTATAAGGAGACGGGTAATATAATGCGTATAAACGACGCGAATTTTTTTTATGGGTATAAAGAACTTCCATTTCATATTGTTAAAAGTTCTTTATTACTTTTTTATATAGAGGTAATTAATAAAACAATTAAGGAACACGAAGCATATCCAGAATTATTTCATTTTTTATTCGAAATTTTTGTGGAACTTGATGAAACCGATAAACAACTGGCTAATCACCATATCTGGTTTTTATTGGCACTTTCCAAATACCTGGGATTTTATCCATCGGTTTCTGATAGAAAATATTTTGATCTTAGAGAGGGTTTGTTTACAGATAATATTCCATCGTATTCCAATTATATTTCAGAACAGATGTCGGATGTGTTGAGAAATATAATTAACCCCGAACTTAAAAATTATGATCAGATAAGGATCACCACGGTGGAAAGAAAAAAATTGCTGGCCTATCTCTTAGATTATTATCGTTTACATTTACCCGAGTTTGGTGAAATAAGATCCATTCAAATATTGGAAGATCTATTTCGGTGA
- a CDS encoding class I SAM-dependent methyltransferase, protein MDSHRTHIDDKAGLETLQSIQHAGAFNRWMYDQIKPFCKGKILEIGSGIGNISQFLIHDGFTTTLSDYNQSYCDILKEKYGHDKNVTEIIHLDILDPKFEKQFETLSGQFDCIIGLNVIEHVDDDITALINCKKLLAPGGRIIMLVPAYMWLYNGIDVSLGHFRRYNKKRIKTLFSNTALRSVKMNYFNSPAIFGWYISGRVLKNTIIKEGQMKLYNFLVPLFKLADICTFNRFGISLIAVGEKTQP, encoded by the coding sequence ATGGATAGTCACAGAACACATATTGACGATAAAGCAGGTTTAGAAACACTGCAGTCCATTCAGCATGCCGGAGCTTTTAACCGATGGATGTACGACCAGATAAAACCATTTTGCAAAGGAAAAATTCTGGAGATCGGAAGTGGTATTGGCAACATCTCACAATTTCTTATTCATGATGGTTTTACTACAACCCTCAGCGACTATAACCAGAGTTATTGCGACATTTTAAAGGAAAAATATGGACACGATAAAAATGTTACGGAAATAATTCATCTCGACATACTCGATCCAAAATTCGAAAAACAATTTGAAACTCTTTCCGGGCAATTTGATTGTATTATTGGTTTAAATGTTATTGAACATGTGGACGACGATATTACAGCACTAATAAATTGCAAAAAACTATTGGCTCCGGGAGGAAGAATAATTATGCTGGTTCCTGCATATATGTGGTTGTATAACGGTATCGATGTGTCGCTTGGTCACTTTCGCCGCTATAATAAAAAACGTATCAAAACTCTTTTCAGTAACACGGCATTGCGTTCTGTTAAAATGAATTATTTCAATTCTCCGGCCATTTTCGGTTGGTATATTTCAGGAAGAGTATTAAAAAATACTATTATTAAGGAAGGACAAATGAAATTATATAATTTTCTCGTACCACTTTTTAAGTTGGCGGATATTTGTACATTCAATCGATTTGGCATTTCATTGATAGCAGTTGGAGAAAAAACACAACCCTGA
- a CDS encoding oxidoreductase, whose amino-acid sequence MSLLPWQTAKLIHTIDESPHVRRFFFEAIEAETFDFIPGQFVTLDLPISDRPSKRLRSYTIASKPDNTNKFELIIVLLEPGSGSHYLFENSQPGLEIKFRGPLGHFVLPEIIERDICFICTGTGIAPFRSQLLYLHQHKIPTKQIHLVYGSRLRSDLLYYEEMKQLETEFPEFHFHTTLSRESPENWPGPIGYVHPLYENICDHGKKDMDFYLCGWRMMIDEAKVRIKEMGYDQERIKLEIYG is encoded by the coding sequence ATGTCTTTACTACCCTGGCAAACAGCCAAACTTATTCATACTATAGATGAATCACCGCATGTGCGAAGGTTCTTTTTTGAAGCAATAGAAGCGGAAACCTTTGATTTTATTCCCGGTCAGTTTGTGACACTTGATCTCCCTATTTCTGATCGGCCAAGCAAACGACTGCGCAGTTATACTATCGCCAGCAAACCGGATAACACCAATAAATTCGAACTTATCATCGTATTGTTGGAGCCTGGAAGCGGTTCTCATTATTTGTTTGAAAATTCACAACCCGGACTGGAAATTAAATTTCGGGGACCTTTAGGTCATTTTGTTTTGCCGGAAATAATTGAACGTGATATCTGTTTTATTTGCACCGGAACGGGAATTGCACCATTTCGGTCGCAGTTGCTTTATTTACACCAACATAAAATTCCCACCAAACAAATTCACCTGGTTTACGGATCAAGGTTAAGATCTGACCTTTTATATTATGAAGAGATGAAACAATTGGAAACAGAATTTCCGGAATTTCATTTTCATACTACTTTATCGAGAGAATCTCCTGAAAACTGGCCAGGGCCAATAGGATATGTGCATCCTTTATATGAAAATATTTGCGATCATGGCAAAAAGGATATGGATTTTTATTTGTGTGGATGGAGAATGATGATAGATGAGGCAAAGGTCCGAATCAAAGAAATGGGTTACGATCAGGAAAGGATCAAACTCGAGATCTACGGATAA